In a genomic window of Lycium ferocissimum isolate CSIRO_LF1 chromosome 9, AGI_CSIRO_Lferr_CH_V1, whole genome shotgun sequence:
- the LOC132030222 gene encoding pentatricopeptide repeat-containing protein At5g46580, chloroplastic, with amino-acid sequence MAAKFSTALDIHCSIPYTSDTKLPYGYSSSKSSRFLHIKRFTIFCNSSSKSPKPNVNLDVDSSRKKPSLSEQLEPLSNTILDDPPNQARILSKPKSTWVNPTRPKPSVLSLQRQKRSSYNYNPQIRDLKNFARRLSECHFSNDAFLAVLEDIPHPPTRDNALLVLNSLRPWQKSILFLNWIKTQNLFPLETIFYNVAMKSLRFGRQFQQIEDLAFEMIESGIELDNITYSTIITCAKRCNLFDKAVEWFERMYKTGLMPDEVTYSAVLDVYAQLGKVEEVMSLYERGRASGWTPDPVAFAVLAKVFGAAGDYDGIRFVLQEMKSLEVQPNLVVYNTLLEAMGKAGKPGLARSLFEEMVDSGLSPDAKTLTALIKIYGKARWARDALDLWERMKSNGWPMDFILYNTLLSMCADLGLEEEAETLFDDMRKSEHCRLDSWSYTAMLNIYGSVGNAEKAMALFEEMSKVGIPVNVMGCTCLVQCFGRAKRIDDLVKVFEVSVQRGVKPDDRLCGCLLSVVSYCKGDDADKVLACLQQANPRLVTFVKMLEDESTSYEIVKEEFRSILTNTSDDARRPFCNCLIDISRNRNRAERAHELLYLGTVYGLYPGLHTKTPEEWRLNVRALSVGAAQTAFEEWMRTLARIVQSEEQLPEVLSANTGAGTHRFSQGLANAFASHVEKLAAPFRQSEEKAGFFIATREDVVSWVQSKAAATA; translated from the coding sequence ATGGCTGCAAAATTCTCTACTGCTCTAGATATCCATTGCAGCATACCTTACACCTCAGATACAAAACTCCCTTATGGTTATTCTTCTTCCAAATCATCAAGATTCTTACACATCAAAAGATTCACTATTTTTTGCAATTCTAGTTCAAAATCTCCAAAACCAAATGTAAATCTTGATGTagattcttcaagaaaaaaaccATCTCTTTCTGAACAACTAGAGCCACTTTCCAATACCATTCTTGATGACCCCCCAAACCAAGCAAGAATTCTTTCAAAGCCAAAGTCAACTTGGGTCAACCCCACTAGGCCTAAACCTTCTGTTCTATCTTTACAACGTCAAAAAAGGTCTTCTTACAATTATAACCCTCAAATTAGAGACCTTAAAAATTTTGCTAGGAGGTTAAGTGAGTGTCATTTCTCTAATGATGCTTTTTTGGCTGTTCTTGAAGATATCCCACATCCACCGACTAGAGATAATGCCTTGTTGGTGCTTAATAGTTTAAGACCATGGCAAAAAAgtattcttttcttgaattggATCAAGACCCAAAATTTGTTTCCTCTTGAAACTATCTTTTATAATGTTGCTATGAAGTCTTTGAGGTTTGGTAGGCAATTTCAGCAGATAGAGGACTTAGCTTTCGAGATGATTGAAAGTGGGATTGAGCTTGATAATATTACTTATTCTACTATTATCACTTGTGCTAAAAGGTGTAATCTTTTTGATAAGGCAGTTGAGTGGTTTGAAAGGATGTATAAGACTGGTTTAATGCCTGATGAAGTTACTTATTCTGCAGTTCTTGATGTGTATGCTCAATTAGGGAAAGTTGAGGAAGTGATGAGTTTGTATGAGAGAGGGAGAGCTAGTGGTTGGACCCCAGACCCTGTTGCTTTTGCTGTGTTGGCTAAAGTGTTTGGTGCTGCTGGGGATTATGATGGTATTAGGTTTGTGTTGCAAGAAATGAAGTCACTTGAAGTGCAGCCCAATTTGGTTGTGTATAACACATTGTTAGAAGCAATGGGGAAAGCTGGGAAGCCTGGTTTGGCTAGGAGTTTGTTTGAGGAAATGGTGGATTCAGGGCTTAGCCCGGACGCGAAGACGTTAACGGCATTGATCAAGATTTATGGTAAGGCAAGGTGGGCTAGAGATGCTTTGGACCTTTGGGAAAGAATGAAGTCAAATGGATGGCCTATGGATTTCATTTTGTACAATACATTGTTGAGTATGTGTGCTGATCTTGGGTTGGAGGAAGAGGCCGAGACGTTGTTTGATGATATGAGGAAGTCAGAGCATTGTAGACTTGATAGTTGGAGCTATACAGCAATGCTTAACATATATGGAAGTGTTGGAAATGCAGAGAAAGCTATGGCTTTGTTTGAGGAAATGTCTAAAGTAGGGATCCCGGTTAACGTTATGGGATGCACTTGTTTGGTTCAGTGTTTTGGAAGAGCAAAGAGGATAGATGATTTGGTTAAGGTGTTTGAAGTTTCAGTACAGAGAGGAGTCAAGCCAGATGACAGACTTTGTGGGTGCTTGCTCTCAGTTGTGTCATATTGCAAGGGCGACGATGCAGATAAGGTCCTTGCTTGTTTACAACAAGCTAACCCGAGATTGGTAACCTTTGTCAAGATGCTAGAAGATGAGAGCACTAGCTATGAAATTGTGAAAGAAGAGTTCAGGTCCATACTGACTAATACATCAGATGATGCAAGAAGGCCTTTCTGTAATTGTCTAATTGATATATCCAGAAACAGAAATCGTGCAGAGAGGGCTCACGAGCTTCTGTATTTAGGAACTGTATATGGATTGTATCCAGGTTTACATACTAAGACACCAGAGGAATGGAGATTGAACGTCCGAGCACTATCTGTTGGTGCAGCTCAAACTGCATTTGAAGAATGGATGAGAACACTTGCTAGGATTGTGCAAAGCGAAGAGCAATTGCCGGAAGTTTTATCAGCAAACACAGGAGCTGGGACACACAGGTTCTCACAGGGTTTGGCAAATGCCTTTGCATCTCATGTGGAGAAACTTGCTGCTCCTTTCAGACAGAGTGAAGAGAAGGCTGGTTTCTTCATTGCAACTCGTGAAGATGTAGTTTCATGGGTCCAATCAAAGGCAGCTGCAACTGcataa